In a genomic window of Caldisericaceae bacterium:
- a CDS encoding ferritin family protein, with the protein MNNVFEVLKSAMEVELNGINLYTSASKNTDDPQAKNVFNFLAEEEKKHFTYLKDLYKALEEKGEYEVKISKPTQSFKRIFSEEFLNNLKGKNFEFSAISTGMILERDSILFYKEQAEKSENPKIKYLFEELMKWEQEHLEMLTKEYNDLKEKFWEVNDFFPF; encoded by the coding sequence ATGAATAATGTCTTTGAAGTTTTAAAAAGTGCTATGGAAGTTGAGCTAAACGGCATTAATCTTTATACTTCTGCATCCAAGAATACTGATGATCCCCAAGCAAAAAACGTATTCAATTTCCTTGCTGAAGAAGAGAAGAAGCACTTTACTTATCTTAAAGACCTTTACAAGGCATTAGAAGAAAAAGGTGAATATGAAGTAAAAATTTCAAAACCTACCCAATCTTTTAAGAGAATATTCTCTGAAGAATTTCTCAACAATTTAAAAGGAAAGAACTTTGAATTTTCTGCAATTTCAACCGGTATGATTCTTGAAAGGGATTCAATTTTGTTTTACAAAGAACAAGCAGAAAAATCTGAAAACCCCAAGATTAAGTATCTTTTCGAAGAATTGATGAAATGGGAACAAGAACATTTAGAAATGCTAACAAAAGAATATAACGATCTTAAAGA
- a CDS encoding rubredoxin encodes MKKYKCIVCGYIYDPEMGDDTQDIKPGTPFEDLPEDWTCPVCGATKDQFEEI; translated from the coding sequence ATGAAAAAATACAAATGCATTGTTTGTGGTTACATTTACGACCCAGAAATGGGCGATGATACGCAGGATATTAAACCTGGCACACCGTTTGAGGATTTACCAGAAGACTGGACTTGCCCTGTATGTGGCGCAACGAAGGATCAGTTTGAGGAGATATAG
- a CDS encoding rubrerythrin family protein encodes MRQMTEKSLREAFAGESQAHMKYLVFAEQAEKEGLHDVARLFRAIAYAEQVHATNHFKALMELKETSHNLESAWGGENFEIEEMYPAYNAIATLQDEKEAMRSIHFALSAEKIHRELYATTKEKVDKGEEVKFDKISICPVCGYTVIGEAPDKCPICGAPKSSFKEF; translated from the coding sequence ATGAGACAAATGACTGAAAAGAGTTTAAGAGAAGCTTTTGCGGGTGAATCTCAAGCACACATGAAGTATCTTGTTTTTGCAGAGCAAGCTGAAAAAGAAGGTTTGCACGATGTAGCAAGACTTTTTAGGGCAATCGCTTATGCGGAACAGGTCCACGCAACCAATCATTTCAAGGCTTTAATGGAGCTTAAAGAAACTTCTCATAATTTGGAAAGCGCTTGGGGTGGAGAGAATTTCGAGATTGAGGAGATGTATCCTGCTTACAATGCAATTGCAACTTTACAAGATGAAAAAGAAGCAATGAGGTCTATTCATTTTGCACTTTCAGCTGAGAAGATTCACAGGGAACTCTATGCAACTACAAAGGAAAAAGTTGACAAAGGCGAAGAGGTGAAATTTGATAAAATTTCTATTTGTCCAGTATGCGGGTATACAGTTATTGGTGAGGCTCCAGATAAGTGCCCGATCTGTGGAGCACCAAAAAGTTCATTTAAAGAATTTTAA